A stretch of the Pseudomonas helvetica genome encodes the following:
- a CDS encoding acetyl/propionyl/methylcrotonyl-CoA carboxylase subunit alpha — protein MPTLRKILIANRGEIACRIQRTAQALGYRTVAVFSDADADALHVRMADEAVNIGPAAVAQSYLNSAAIIDAALRSGADAIHPGYGFLSENAEFATACAQAGITFIGPDPAAIELMGSKRLSKIAMLAAGVPCIGGYQGAEQDDATLSREAERIGYPLMIKASAGGGGRGMRLVHTADELLAQIRTARSEALHAFGSDELILEQALIEPRHVEIQLFGDQHGNLIYLGERDCSIQRRHQKVIEEAPCPVMTAELRDAMGEAALKAGRAVNYVGAGTVEFLLDARGQFYFLEMNTRLQVEHPVTEMITGLDLVAWQLDVAAGLPLPLRQEQVELKGHAMEVRLYAEDPAQDFLPQTGRIMRWEPALADGVRIDHGLLEGQQVSPFYDPLLGKIIAYGATREEARRKLLRAVQDSALLGLQTNQRLLAGLLEHPQFITGTFNTGFIAQHFADHPSLHSHAPTAEELAIATALFYQQSAGAHPPGLAGWRNNANAPLLQQIGLNGDRWSTEVTALPDGQLSIQVAGETLQLKLLDINARSANLEINGIRRRYAYQLAAGQLWLFTRPGSLLLQDQTLAPVSGQVGTSTGTLKAPMDGAIVDVLVSEGSSVTKGQLLLVLEAMKMEHPLKAGIDGVIKRLQVSPGDQVKNRQILLEVE, from the coding sequence ATGCCCACCCTGCGCAAAATCCTCATCGCCAACCGCGGTGAAATAGCCTGCCGCATCCAGCGTACCGCCCAGGCGTTGGGCTATCGCACGGTGGCGGTGTTCAGCGATGCCGACGCCGACGCTCTGCATGTGCGCATGGCCGATGAAGCGGTCAACATCGGCCCCGCTGCTGTTGCCCAGTCCTACCTGAACAGTGCGGCGATCATCGACGCTGCATTGCGCAGCGGCGCGGACGCGATCCATCCCGGCTACGGCTTCCTCTCGGAAAACGCTGAATTCGCCACGGCATGCGCCCAGGCCGGCATCACCTTTATCGGTCCGGATCCTGCGGCCATCGAACTGATGGGCAGCAAACGCCTGTCGAAAATTGCCATGCTTGCCGCTGGCGTGCCGTGCATCGGCGGTTACCAAGGAGCGGAGCAGGATGACGCTACCCTCAGCCGCGAAGCCGAACGCATTGGCTATCCGCTGATGATCAAGGCCAGCGCCGGCGGCGGTGGGCGCGGCATGCGCCTGGTGCACACTGCGGATGAATTGCTTGCGCAGATCCGCACCGCACGCTCCGAAGCCCTGCACGCGTTTGGCAGCGACGAGTTGATTCTCGAACAAGCGCTGATCGAACCGCGCCATGTCGAGATTCAACTGTTCGGTGACCAGCATGGCAACCTGATCTACCTCGGCGAGCGCGACTGCTCGATCCAGCGTCGCCATCAAAAAGTCATCGAAGAAGCGCCGTGTCCGGTGATGACAGCCGAATTGCGCGACGCCATGGGCGAGGCTGCGCTGAAGGCCGGACGCGCGGTGAATTACGTCGGCGCCGGCACCGTGGAGTTCTTGCTCGATGCGCGGGGGCAGTTTTACTTTCTGGAGATGAACACCCGCCTGCAGGTCGAGCACCCGGTGACCGAGATGATTACCGGCCTGGACCTGGTGGCCTGGCAACTGGATGTCGCCGCTGGGTTACCGCTGCCGTTGCGCCAGGAACAGGTCGAACTCAAGGGCCACGCGATGGAGGTGCGTCTTTACGCCGAAGATCCGGCGCAGGATTTCCTGCCCCAGACCGGGCGCATTATGCGTTGGGAACCGGCCCTCGCGGACGGGGTGCGCATTGACCACGGCTTGCTTGAGGGTCAGCAGGTCAGCCCGTTTTACGACCCGTTGCTTGGCAAAATCATCGCTTACGGCGCCACCCGCGAGGAGGCTCGGCGCAAGTTACTGCGGGCAGTCCAGGACAGTGCCTTGCTGGGCTTGCAAACCAATCAGCGTCTGCTCGCCGGTTTGCTGGAGCATCCGCAGTTCATCACCGGGACCTTCAATACCGGGTTCATCGCACAACACTTCGCCGATCACCCAAGCCTCCACTCGCACGCGCCCACAGCCGAAGAGCTGGCTATCGCCACGGCGCTGTTCTATCAGCAGTCCGCTGGCGCTCATCCGCCAGGACTTGCCGGTTGGCGCAACAACGCCAACGCGCCGCTGTTGCAACAGATCGGCCTCAACGGCGATCGTTGGTCAACCGAAGTGACGGCCCTGCCCGACGGGCAACTGAGCATTCAAGTCGCCGGGGAAACGCTGCAACTGAAACTACTCGATATCAACGCCCGCTCGGCCAACCTGGAAATCAACGGCATTCGCCGCCGCTACGCCTATCAACTGGCCGCCGGACAACTGTGGTTGTTCACTCGCCCCGGCAGCTTGCTGCTGCAAGACCAGACATTGGCGCCCGTCAGCGGCCAGGTCGGCACCAGCACCGGCACGCTGAAAGCCCCGATGGATGGTGCGATTGTCGACGTACTGGTCAGTGAAGGCTCATCGGTGACCAAGGGGCAGCTGTTGCTGGTGCTGGAGGCAATGAAAATGGAGCACCCGCTCAAGGCTGGCATCGACGGTGTGATCAAACGGCTGCAGGTCAGCCCCGGCGATCAGGTAAAAAATCGTCAGATTTTGTTGGAGGTTGAATAA